DNA from Asanoa sp. WMMD1127:
GTTGCACACGCCCCACCGGCCGCGCGCCAATTCCGAGCCCTCGCAGGTGCCACGCCGGTGCTCGCGGTAGGTGCCGTTGTAGTCCCGCAGTTCGTTGACCCAGGTGATCGTCGCCGGCCAGTTGCTGTCGCTCTTGAGCCACCACTGGTCGCCGTACCACTTGAAGCACGACTGCGCGTCGGGACTGTCGTTGCACGTCCACCCGCCGGACGGCGGGGTGCCCGGCGTCGCCGTGGTCGGCACGCTCGCCGCCGCCTGCGCCGGCCCGGCGACTCCGGCGACCCCGGCGACCGCGCCCAACGTCGCCAACACCGCGGCCGCGGCCATTCGTCGTAGCGCCCGCATCGCTGCCCTCCGATCGTCATGAGGCAGGCCGTCCCACCCCGTGGTCGCAGCATGACGGCGTGCCGTTCCAGGATCCGGGCGGCCTGGACGGTTCTGGATGCTTCTGGACGGCACATGCGAGGCTGACATCCATGGTCGCGAATCGACCCGACCCGCGGGCCGCGGCCGATCTCCGGGATCTCCTGGCCGCGCTCGACCGGCTGCGGATCGCGGCGGCGCGTCGGCGCGGCAAGGTCCGGCTCTCGCTGGTCGACCTGCAGGCGTTGACGGGCATTCCCAAGAGCAGCCTCGCCAACTACCTCGCTGGCCGCACGGCGATGCCGGCGGACGTGCTCGACCGCCTGGTGCTCGCCCTCGGCGTCCCACCGGCGGAGGCCGGCGCCTGGGCGGCCGCGTGGGAGCGGCTGACCGTGCCACCGGCCGGTCCGGTGCCGCGCCAACTGCCGCCCCCGCCCGGGCTCCTGGTCGGCCGGGACGAGACCGTCGCCGAACTGCGCGCCGCCTTGGCCGAGCCGTGGGCGCTGTGCCTGCTGGAAGGCTCCGGCGGCATCGGCAAGTCGGCGCTCGCGCTGCATGTCGCGCATCTGGAGGCGGGACGCTTCGACGGCGGTTGCCTCTACGCCGACCTGGCCGGGGCCGGCGACGAGCACGACATCGGCGTGGTGCAGGGCCGGTTCCTGCGCGCGCTGGGAGTGACCTCGGCGCCGGCCGCGCCGGAGGAGCGGACCGCGCTGCTGCGCACCGTGACCGCCGACCGGCGAGTGCTGGTGGTGCTCGACAACGCCGCCGCGGCAGCCCAGGTGCGGCCGCTGCTGCCGGCCGGACGGGCCTGCGCGACGGTGGTGGCCAGCCGCCGCGCCCTCGTCGACCTCGACCGGACCGCGGCGGTCGCCGTCGCGTTGCTTTCGGACGATGCGGCACGGGAACTGCTGACGCGGCTGGTCGGCGCCGGACGGGTCGCGGCCGACGAGTCCGCCGCCACCGGCATCGTCGCCGCATGTGGCGGGCTGGCCCTCGCGCTGCGGATCGTCGGCGCCCGGATCGCCGCGCGTCCGGCCGTGCCGCTGCGGGAGTTCGCCCAGCGGCTGGCCGACCAGCGCCGCCGGCTCGACGAACTCGAGGTAGGCGAGCTGTCGGTGCGTAGCAGCTTGCGCGTCTCCTACCGCGGCCTCACCACGGACTCGGCCTCGGCCGCGCGGGTCTTGCGACTGGCGGCGGAGCCCGACTGGGAGGACTTCACGGCCCGCTCCTGCGCCGCCCTGATGGCGGTCACGCCGCGCGAGGCGGGGCGGGCGCTGGACCAGCTTGTCGACGCGCACCTGCTGGAGGCCGGTGGTGAGGGCAGGTACCGCTTCCACGACATGGTGCGGCTGTTCGCGCGTGAGGTCGCCGCCGAGGCCGGTCCGGATGACGCCGCCGCGCCCGACCGGCTCGTCGCCGCCCTCGTCAGCACCGCCGCGACCGCCCACGGACAGCTGTTCCCGCACGACCCTCCGGTGTACGACGGCGACGCGCCGCACGGGCCGGCGGCGTGGCCGGCCGACGATGTGACCGCGTGGCGCTGGTTCGATCAGGAGTTGCCGAACCTCGTCGCCGTGGCCCGCCAACACCTTGCCGCGCGGCGCTCGCTCGCGGAGGTGCGTGACCTCGCCACCGCGGTCGTGCGGTTCACCCAGTCCGCCGGCTACGTGGCGGAGCAGGAGGAGTTCGGCCGGCTCGCGGTCGAGGCGGCGGAGCTGCTCGGCGACAAGCCGGGCGTGGCCCGATCTCTCATGATCCTGGCGGTGGCGATGCTGCGCTGCGACCGCACCGCCGCGGGCATCGACCTGTTGCGGCAGGCCCTCGCGGTGCAGATCGAGCTCGACCACCTGCCTGGCCAGGCGGCCTGCCTCAACAATCTCGGCAACGCGCTGCGCGACGCCGGCGACCTCGACGGCGCGGTGGAGTCCCTGAGCGAAAGCCTCGCCCTGCGCCGCCGGCTCGGTGACCGGCACAAGGTCGCGTCCACACTGGACAACATCGCCCTGGTGCGGCGGCGCATGGGCGCGTTCGAGGCGGCGCTCGTTTACCACCGCCAGGCGTTGGCGATCAACCGCGAGCTCGGCGACCGGCGACGGGAGGCCCTCATGCTCACCAACTTCGCCGAGACCCTCGTGCACGCCGGGCGCCCCGAGGAGGCGGCTGAGCGGGCGCGGGAGGCGGTGGCGCTGGCCGGCTTCGTCGGCAACACCTACGGCGAAGGGCTCGCGCTGGCCGTCCTCGGCCATGCCAGCGCCGCACTGGACCGTCCGAGGGAGGCCGCCGCCCATTGGCGCCGCGCACTGCCGCTGCTGGCCGGTCGGGACCCGTCCGCCCACGCCGCCGTGGCTGAGACGCTGTCCCGGCGCGACTGAGCGGCGAAGGCCCTCAGCGGGGAAGCGGGGCTCCGAGCAGCGCCAGTTCCCGGGCCAGGTCCGCCTCCGCGGACACCGGGCAGGCGAACGGCAGGCGTACGTCCTGGTGCTCGCCGCTGGTCTCGGCCCGCACCGTCAGCCCGTCGCGGTCGATT
Protein-coding regions in this window:
- a CDS encoding tetratricopeptide repeat protein, yielding MVANRPDPRAAADLRDLLAALDRLRIAAARRRGKVRLSLVDLQALTGIPKSSLANYLAGRTAMPADVLDRLVLALGVPPAEAGAWAAAWERLTVPPAGPVPRQLPPPPGLLVGRDETVAELRAALAEPWALCLLEGSGGIGKSALALHVAHLEAGRFDGGCLYADLAGAGDEHDIGVVQGRFLRALGVTSAPAAPEERTALLRTVTADRRVLVVLDNAAAAAQVRPLLPAGRACATVVASRRALVDLDRTAAVAVALLSDDAARELLTRLVGAGRVAADESAATGIVAACGGLALALRIVGARIAARPAVPLREFAQRLADQRRRLDELEVGELSVRSSLRVSYRGLTTDSASAARVLRLAAEPDWEDFTARSCAALMAVTPREAGRALDQLVDAHLLEAGGEGRYRFHDMVRLFAREVAAEAGPDDAAAPDRLVAALVSTAATAHGQLFPHDPPVYDGDAPHGPAAWPADDVTAWRWFDQELPNLVAVARQHLAARRSLAEVRDLATAVVRFTQSAGYVAEQEEFGRLAVEAAELLGDKPGVARSLMILAVAMLRCDRTAAGIDLLRQALAVQIELDHLPGQAACLNNLGNALRDAGDLDGAVESLSESLALRRRLGDRHKVASTLDNIALVRRRMGAFEAALVYHRQALAINRELGDRRREALMLTNFAETLVHAGRPEEAAERAREAVALAGFVGNTYGEGLALAVLGHASAALDRPREAAAHWRRALPLLAGRDPSAHAAVAETLSRRD